One Streptomyces mobaraensis NBRC 13819 = DSM 40847 DNA segment encodes these proteins:
- a CDS encoding ferredoxin gives MRVSIDSDLCIGSGQCALTAPGVFDTDDDGFGVVRSEGEGGADPMVKEAVRACPVQAITLDED, from the coding sequence ATGCGCGTGAGCATCGATTCGGACCTGTGCATCGGCTCGGGTCAGTGCGCCCTCACCGCCCCCGGCGTCTTCGACACGGACGACGACGGCTTCGGCGTCGTCCGGTCGGAGGGCGAGGGCGGCGCGGACCCGATGGTGAAGGAGGCGGTGCGGGCCTGTCCGGTCCAGGCGATCACCCTCGACGAGGACTGA
- a CDS encoding TetR/AcrR family transcriptional regulator, translating into MGHREDLLEGAKRCLLDKGWVRTTARDIVAASGANLASIGYHYGSKDALMMAAFIQLTEEWGERVGRALAAGAAPDASHDERMAACWDSLLDGFANDRAFWAAQFEMIGQLPNRPEVREQFAAVLPSGREGIVAIFEGVEDDKVPAVASRTVGSVIHALFIGLWVQWLIDPAVAPRGKDIVEGMRRIVEGRVLDPSEA; encoded by the coding sequence ATGGGACATCGCGAAGACCTGCTGGAGGGCGCCAAGCGCTGCCTGCTCGACAAGGGCTGGGTACGCACCACCGCGCGCGACATCGTGGCCGCCTCCGGCGCCAACCTGGCCTCCATCGGCTATCACTACGGCTCGAAGGACGCGCTGATGATGGCCGCGTTCATCCAGCTCACGGAGGAGTGGGGGGAGCGGGTGGGCCGGGCGCTGGCCGCCGGCGCGGCACCCGACGCCTCGCACGACGAGCGGATGGCGGCCTGCTGGGACTCGCTGCTCGACGGGTTCGCGAACGACCGCGCGTTCTGGGCCGCCCAGTTCGAGATGATCGGCCAGCTCCCCAACCGCCCCGAGGTCCGCGAGCAGTTCGCCGCGGTGCTGCCGAGCGGCCGCGAGGGCATCGTGGCCATCTTCGAGGGCGTCGAGGACGACAAGGTGCCCGCCGTCGCGTCCCGCACCGTCGGTTCCGTCATCCACGCCCTGTTCATCGGGCTGTGGGTGCAGTGGCTCATCGACCCGGCGGTCGCGCCGCGCGGCAAGGACATCGTCGAGGGGATGCGGCGCATCGTCGAGGGGCGGGTGCTCGACCCGAGCGAGGCGTAG
- a CDS encoding MFS transporter, translating to MTNPSTTRAGRKEWTAFAVLLLPLLLVSMDTSVLFFAVPAITRDLGASSTQQLWIFDSYAFALAGLLMTMGSLGDRIGRRRLLLLGAAAFGTASVAAAYAQSAEMLIAARFVLGIGGATLMPSTMGLVRNMFRDDAQRAKAVGIWSAAMAGGIALGSVLGGVMLKHFWWGSVFLLNVPAMVLLLVCAPLLVPEFKDPRPGRFDLASVVLSMGAVLPTIYGVKEMAADGFAVSRLLWVLAGLALGVAFVRRQRGGRSAMISRELFRHRAFGAGIGLNTLAMFAMMGSSYFTTQYLQSVLGKGPLEAALWGTLPSLAVGAAGPLATVAAQRVDRAYVIATGFVITAAGFALLLGTDASSLTLTLISCAVIACGIVTVAALVSDLALGATPPEKAGSAAALLETGQEFGGALGMAVFGTIGMAVYRHDVSDGLSPTLPHGELATVRETLTGATAVAGRLPGRSGAVVLSVARDGFVHGMHVAAVGAALVLLTGAAVSVRLLRGRAEAPSEALSQAPSEAPVAAGR from the coding sequence ATGACGAACCCCAGCACGACGCGTGCCGGGCGCAAGGAGTGGACCGCCTTCGCCGTCCTCCTGCTGCCCCTCCTCCTGGTCTCGATGGACACGTCCGTCCTCTTCTTCGCCGTCCCGGCCATCACCCGGGACCTGGGCGCGAGCAGCACCCAGCAGCTCTGGATCTTCGACAGCTACGCGTTCGCCCTGGCCGGACTGCTGATGACGATGGGTTCGCTGGGCGACCGGATCGGCCGCCGCAGGCTCCTGCTGCTGGGCGCCGCCGCCTTCGGCACGGCCTCCGTCGCCGCGGCCTACGCGCAGAGCGCGGAGATGCTGATCGCGGCGCGGTTCGTGCTGGGGATCGGCGGCGCGACGCTGATGCCGAGCACGATGGGGCTGGTGCGCAACATGTTCCGCGACGACGCCCAGCGCGCCAAGGCGGTCGGCATCTGGTCCGCGGCCATGGCCGGCGGCATCGCGCTCGGTTCGGTGCTCGGCGGGGTGATGCTCAAGCACTTCTGGTGGGGTTCGGTCTTCCTGCTCAACGTGCCCGCGATGGTGCTGCTGCTGGTCTGCGCGCCGCTCCTGGTTCCGGAGTTCAAGGACCCGCGCCCCGGCCGCTTCGACCTGGCGAGCGTGGTGCTGTCGATGGGTGCCGTGCTTCCGACGATCTACGGCGTCAAGGAGATGGCGGCCGACGGCTTCGCCGTGTCCCGGCTGCTCTGGGTGCTCGCCGGCCTGGCGCTCGGCGTGGCGTTCGTCCGGCGGCAGCGCGGCGGGCGGTCCGCGATGATCAGCCGCGAACTGTTCCGCCACCGGGCTTTCGGGGCGGGCATCGGCCTCAACACCCTCGCGATGTTCGCCATGATGGGCTCCTCGTACTTCACCACCCAGTACCTCCAGTCGGTCCTGGGCAAGGGCCCGCTGGAGGCGGCGCTCTGGGGCACACTGCCCTCCCTCGCCGTGGGCGCGGCCGGCCCGCTGGCCACGGTCGCGGCCCAGCGGGTGGACCGGGCGTACGTGATCGCCACCGGCTTCGTCATCACGGCGGCCGGCTTCGCTCTCCTCCTCGGCACCGACGCGTCCTCCCTGACCCTCACCCTGATCTCCTGCGCGGTCATCGCCTGCGGCATCGTCACCGTCGCGGCCCTCGTCTCCGACCTGGCCCTCGGCGCCACGCCCCCGGAGAAGGCCGGCTCGGCCGCCGCCCTGCTGGAGACCGGCCAGGAGTTCGGCGGGGCCCTGGGCATGGCCGTCTTCGGCACCATCGGCATGGCCGTCTACCGGCACGACGTCTCCGACGGCCTCTCCCCCACCCTCCCGCACGGCGAACTCGCCACCGTCCGCGAGACGCTGACCGGCGCGACGGCGGTCGCGGGACGGCTGCCCGGACGGTCCGGGGCGGTGGTGCTCTCGGTCGCCCGGGACGGGTTCGTCCACGGGATGCACGTCGCCGCGGTGGGCGCGGCACTCGTCCTCCTCACCGGAGCGGCGGTGTCGGTACGGCTCCTGCGGGGCCGCGCGGAGGCGCCGTCCGAGGCGCTTTCGCAGGCGCCTTCCGAGGCGCCGGTCGCTGCGGGGAGGTAG
- the serA gene encoding phosphoglycerate dehydrogenase has product MSTASTRKPVVLIAEELSPATVDALGPDFEIRHCDGADRADLLASIVDVDAVLVRSATKIDAEAVAAAKRLRVVARAGVGLDNVDVSAATKAGVMVVNAPTSNIVTAAELACGLLIATARNIPQANAALKNGEWQRSKYTGVELSEKTLGVVGLGRIGVLVAQRMAAFGMKVVAYDPYVQPARAAQMGVRLCTLDELLETADFITVHLPKTPETLGLIGDEALRKVKPSVRIVNAARGGIVDETALAAALKEGRVAGAGLDVYASEPCTDSPLFEFDSVVATPHLGASTGEAQEKAGISVAKSVRLALAGELVPDAVNVQGGVIAEDVKPALPLAEKLGRIFTALAGEVAVRLDVEVYGELTQHDVKVLELSALKGVFEDIVDETVSYVNAPLFAQERGVEVRLTTASESPEHRNVVTVRGTLSGGDEVSISGTLAGPKHLQKIVAVGEKDVDLALADHMAFLRYVDRPGVVGTIGRILGEAGINIAGMQVSRATEGGEALVALTVDESIPLPVLAEIADEIGAASARAVNLAD; this is encoded by the coding sequence GTGAGCACTGCTTCGACCCGCAAACCCGTCGTACTCATCGCCGAGGAACTCTCGCCCGCCACCGTCGACGCGCTCGGCCCGGACTTCGAGATCCGGCACTGCGACGGCGCCGACCGAGCCGACCTGCTGGCCTCCATCGTGGACGTCGACGCCGTCCTCGTACGCTCCGCCACGAAGATCGACGCCGAGGCGGTCGCCGCCGCCAAGCGGCTGCGGGTCGTCGCCCGCGCCGGCGTCGGCCTCGACAACGTGGACGTCTCCGCCGCCACCAAGGCCGGCGTGATGGTCGTCAACGCCCCCACCTCCAACATCGTCACCGCCGCCGAGCTCGCCTGCGGCCTGCTCATCGCCACCGCCCGCAACATCCCGCAGGCCAACGCCGCGCTGAAGAACGGCGAATGGCAGCGGTCCAAGTACACGGGCGTGGAGCTGTCCGAGAAGACGCTCGGCGTGGTCGGCCTCGGCCGCATCGGCGTGCTCGTCGCCCAGCGGATGGCCGCCTTCGGCATGAAGGTCGTCGCCTACGACCCCTACGTCCAGCCCGCCCGCGCCGCGCAGATGGGCGTCCGCCTCTGTACCCTCGACGAGCTGCTGGAGACGGCCGACTTCATCACCGTCCACCTGCCCAAGACCCCCGAGACGCTCGGCCTGATCGGCGACGAGGCGCTCCGCAAGGTCAAGCCGTCGGTGCGCATCGTCAACGCCGCGCGCGGCGGCATCGTCGACGAGACCGCGCTCGCGGCGGCGTTGAAGGAGGGCCGGGTCGCCGGCGCGGGCCTGGACGTCTACGCGTCCGAGCCGTGCACCGACTCGCCCCTCTTCGAGTTCGACAGCGTCGTGGCCACCCCGCACCTGGGCGCCTCCACGGGCGAGGCCCAGGAGAAGGCGGGCATCTCCGTCGCCAAGTCGGTGCGGCTGGCCCTCGCCGGCGAGCTGGTGCCGGACGCGGTCAACGTGCAGGGCGGCGTCATCGCCGAGGACGTCAAGCCGGCGCTGCCGCTCGCCGAGAAGCTGGGCCGCATCTTCACGGCCCTGGCCGGCGAGGTCGCCGTCCGCCTCGACGTCGAGGTCTACGGCGAGCTCACCCAGCACGACGTCAAGGTCCTCGAACTCTCCGCCCTCAAGGGCGTCTTCGAGGACATCGTCGACGAGACCGTCTCCTACGTGAACGCCCCCCTCTTCGCCCAGGAGCGCGGCGTCGAGGTCCGCCTCACCACGGCCTCCGAGTCCCCGGAGCACCGCAACGTCGTCACCGTCCGCGGCACTCTCTCCGGCGGCGACGAGGTCTCCATCTCCGGCACCCTCGCCGGCCCCAAGCACCTCCAGAAGATCGTCGCCGTCGGCGAGAAGGACGTCGACCTCGCCCTCGCCGACCACATGGCCTTCCTCCGCTACGTCGACCGCCCCGGCGTCGTCGGCACCATCGGCCGCATCCTCGGCGAGGCGGGCATCAACATCGCCGGCATGCAGGTGTCGCGGGCGACGGAGGGCGGCGAGGCCCTGGTCGCCCTGACGGTCGACGAGTCGATCCCGCTCCCCGTACTCGCCGAGATCGCCGACGAGATCGGCGCGGCGTCGGCACGGGCGGTGAACCTGGCGGACTGA
- a CDS encoding helix-turn-helix domain-containing protein codes for MTDLPSELTTGERIRVLRERRGLSLPVLAGLVGRSSDWLKKIENGDRELRSITHLVRLANALRVPDVSMLTGGELSIPADGTGKLSHSAVPAIRSALHGASFTTAPTVGAITPGALKDRVVSAWRLWHTSTHQRTEVGALLPDLVRDAHACVKAHQGNERRAAHAATADLYRLVQRLLAHICEPELYWIALDRGRAHSEEADQPVALALAAWSTAIGQRAAGFAEEAVRTDEAGMEILRGELDRGDAELTSVYGALNLQAAISCGLDGRSGDAERYLAEADRTARRLPGDYSHPQSAFDASNVAVHGVGIGVGLLNPGEALRRAENIAPEKITSLERRSRLLLDIAAGHAQKRETAAAVHYLGRAHQVTPEGIRYVPTARSLAASLVRTASGPLKADAVALAEAVGVAA; via the coding sequence ATGACTGATCTTCCCTCGGAGCTGACGACCGGCGAGCGCATCCGCGTCCTGCGCGAACGACGCGGACTGTCCCTGCCGGTGCTGGCGGGCCTTGTCGGCCGCTCGTCCGACTGGCTCAAGAAAATCGAGAACGGGGACCGCGAACTCCGGTCGATCACCCACCTCGTACGGCTGGCGAACGCCCTGCGCGTCCCCGACGTGAGCATGTTGACCGGCGGCGAGCTGAGCATCCCCGCCGACGGAACAGGCAAGCTGTCGCATAGCGCCGTGCCGGCCATCCGGTCGGCCCTGCACGGCGCGTCCTTCACCACCGCGCCGACCGTGGGAGCGATCACTCCGGGAGCACTCAAAGACCGCGTGGTCTCAGCGTGGCGACTGTGGCACACCAGCACGCACCAACGCACCGAGGTCGGCGCCCTGCTGCCCGACCTCGTCCGCGACGCCCACGCCTGCGTCAAGGCGCACCAGGGGAACGAGCGGCGGGCCGCCCACGCGGCCACCGCCGATCTGTATCGGCTCGTCCAACGTCTGCTCGCGCACATCTGCGAGCCGGAGTTGTACTGGATCGCCCTGGACCGCGGGCGAGCCCACAGCGAGGAAGCCGACCAGCCCGTGGCGCTCGCCTTGGCGGCTTGGTCCACCGCCATCGGCCAACGTGCGGCCGGTTTCGCCGAGGAAGCCGTACGGACCGACGAGGCGGGGATGGAGATCCTGCGCGGTGAACTCGACCGGGGTGACGCCGAGCTCACGAGCGTCTACGGCGCGCTGAACCTCCAGGCCGCCATCTCCTGCGGCCTGGACGGCCGGTCCGGCGACGCCGAGCGTTACCTCGCCGAGGCCGACCGCACCGCACGACGGCTGCCGGGCGACTACAGCCACCCGCAGTCGGCGTTCGACGCCTCGAACGTCGCCGTCCACGGCGTCGGCATCGGCGTGGGGCTCCTCAATCCCGGCGAGGCGCTGCGCCGTGCGGAGAACATCGCCCCCGAAAAGATCACGTCGCTGGAACGGCGTTCGCGGCTGCTCCTGGACATCGCCGCGGGACACGCGCAGAAGCGGGAGACGGCGGCGGCCGTCCACTACCTGGGCCGGGCCCACCAGGTGACGCCCGAGGGCATCCGTTACGTCCCGACCGCCCGCAGCCTCGCGGCGAGCCTCGTCCGAACGGCGTCCGGCCCCCTCAAGGCCGACGCGGTCGCCCTCGCGGAAGCCGTCGGCGTGGCCGCCTGA
- a CDS encoding cytochrome P450, whose amino-acid sequence MTETAQHPLSAAPLTPPADSGAAARPWPQDRACPYHPPAGHLPAPEDRPLSRVTLFDGREVWFVTGHAEVRALLRDRRLSADRQHPDFPVTVPRLAEQAVRPLPLLGADDPLHNRQRRTLIPGFGLQRITALRPAIQQVVDDLLDRMLAAGPEADLVTAFALPVPSTVICSLLGVPYDDHEFFETHSRRLLVAETAAEAGESREELRAYFRRLLDRKREAPGDALLDTLLADPSGTLDREELVSMALLLLIAGHETTSNMISLGTYTLLRHPEQLAALRADPELMRGAVEELLRYLSIADSLVRVAVADVEVAGETIRAGEGVLLATPEANRDPASYPDPDTLDVRRSARHHVAFGYGIHQCLGQNLARAELEIAFSSLFARIPTLRLAVAPDEVSVKPGGTVQGLFALPVTW is encoded by the coding sequence ATGACCGAGACCGCGCAACACCCGCTGTCCGCCGCCCCCTTGACCCCGCCCGCCGACTCCGGAGCCGCCGCCCGCCCCTGGCCGCAGGACCGGGCCTGTCCGTACCATCCGCCCGCCGGTCACCTCCCGGCCCCCGAGGACCGCCCGCTCTCCCGGGTGACGCTCTTCGACGGCCGGGAGGTCTGGTTCGTCACCGGCCACGCCGAGGTCCGGGCCCTGCTCCGCGACCGCCGCCTCTCCGCCGACCGGCAGCACCCGGACTTCCCCGTCACCGTGCCGCGCCTCGCCGAACAGGCCGTCCGGCCGCTCCCGCTGCTGGGCGCCGACGACCCCCTCCACAACCGCCAGCGCCGGACCCTCATCCCGGGCTTCGGCCTCCAGCGGATCACCGCCCTCCGCCCCGCGATCCAGCAGGTCGTGGACGACCTCCTCGACCGCATGCTCGCCGCCGGCCCGGAGGCCGACCTCGTCACCGCGTTCGCCCTCCCCGTACCGTCCACGGTGATCTGCTCCCTGCTCGGAGTGCCGTACGACGACCACGAGTTCTTCGAGACCCACTCGCGGCGGCTGCTGGTCGCGGAGACCGCGGCGGAGGCCGGCGAGTCGCGCGAGGAATTACGGGCGTACTTCCGCCGGCTGCTCGACCGCAAGCGCGAGGCGCCGGGCGACGCCCTCCTCGACACCCTCCTGGCGGACCCCTCCGGCACCCTGGACCGCGAGGAACTGGTCTCCATGGCGCTGCTGCTGCTCATCGCCGGCCACGAGACCACGTCCAACATGATCTCCCTCGGCACCTACACCCTGCTCCGCCACCCGGAGCAACTGGCCGCGCTGCGCGCCGATCCGGAGCTGATGCGCGGCGCGGTCGAGGAACTGCTGCGCTACCTCTCGATCGCCGACTCGCTGGTGCGGGTGGCCGTGGCGGACGTCGAGGTGGCCGGGGAGACGATCCGGGCGGGTGAGGGCGTGCTGCTCGCCACCCCGGAGGCCAACCGCGATCCGGCCTCCTACCCCGACCCCGACACCCTCGACGTGCGCCGCTCCGCCCGCCACCACGTGGCCTTCGGCTACGGGATCCACCAGTGCCTGGGCCAGAACCTGGCCCGCGCGGAGCTCGAAATCGCCTTCTCGTCCCTGTTCGCCCGTATCCCCACGCTGCGGCTGGCCGTTGCCCCCGATGAGGTGTCCGTCAAACCCGGCGGCACCGTGCAAGGACTGTTCGCCCTCCCGGTCACCTGGTGA
- a CDS encoding serine hydrolase codes for MTAHPIPEDAPSPRRLPRRALTAVVAAAAVAAPLAVAEPAAAAGPKVVCTSGKAGLAAKLTKDITAALRGRAGHTGIAFDDPATKTSCTYDADRQFDSASVFKPIVLGTLLWDADRAKRSLTSREKALAHKMITESDNDSTTELRNRLTTAKITSFVKAAGMKRTLPNQTWGTTQITARDEQRLLALFTSRNKLITDKSRAYALDLMNKVISSQRWGTPAGAPKGTKVHVKNGWLQRDRDHLWRVHSIGAFTVGGRTYTMSVLTHGNRTWQGGIDAIQAVARAVHRDVNPAANHAQLIAPPAHPQEVMPPGV; via the coding sequence GCCTCCCACGTCGCGCCCTCACCGCCGTCGTCGCCGCCGCGGCCGTCGCCGCGCCGCTCGCCGTGGCTGAGCCCGCCGCCGCGGCCGGGCCGAAGGTCGTCTGTACCTCGGGCAAGGCCGGGCTCGCCGCCAAGCTCACCAAGGACATCACCGCGGCGCTGCGCGGCCGGGCCGGACACACCGGCATCGCGTTCGACGACCCGGCGACGAAGACGAGCTGCACCTACGACGCGGACCGGCAGTTCGACTCCGCGAGCGTCTTCAAGCCGATCGTCCTCGGCACCCTGCTGTGGGACGCCGACCGGGCGAAGCGCTCGCTGACGTCGCGTGAGAAGGCGCTCGCGCACAAGATGATCACCGAGTCGGACAACGACTCCACGACGGAGCTCCGCAACCGCCTCACCACGGCGAAGATCACGTCGTTCGTCAAGGCCGCCGGTATGAAGCGCACGCTCCCCAACCAGACCTGGGGCACCACCCAGATCACCGCGCGGGACGAGCAGCGGCTTCTCGCCCTGTTCACCTCGCGCAACAAGCTGATCACCGACAAGTCCCGGGCCTACGCCCTCGACCTGATGAACAAGGTGATCTCGTCGCAGCGCTGGGGCACCCCGGCCGGCGCCCCCAAGGGCACCAAGGTGCACGTCAAGAACGGCTGGCTGCAGCGCGACCGGGACCACCTGTGGCGCGTGCACAGCATCGGCGCCTTCACCGTCGGCGGCCGGACGTACACCATGTCCGTCCTCACGCACGGCAACCGCACCTGGCAGGGCGGCATCGACGCCATCCAGGCCGTCGCCCGCGCTGTCCACCGCGACGTCAACCCGGCGGCGAACCACGCCCAGCTCATCGCTCCGCCGGCACACCCGCAGGAGGTCATGCCGCCGGGCGTGTGA